A region from the Vanessa tameamea isolate UH-Manoa-2023 chromosome 3, ilVanTame1 primary haplotype, whole genome shotgun sequence genome encodes:
- the Drp1 gene encoding dynamin-1-like protein isoform X10: protein MEALIPVINKLQDVFNTVGADAIQLPQIIVLGTQSSGKSSVIESLVGRSFLPRGPGIVTRRPLVLQLVYSPKDSKEHRSAEEGTINLEEWGKFLHTKERIHANFDEIRQEIERETDRMAGSNKGICPEPINLKIYSTRVVNLTLVDLPGVTKVPIGDQPEDIESQIRNLIIKYISNPNSIILAVTAANTDMATSEAIKMAKEVDPDGRRTLAVVTKLDLMDAGTDAIDILCGRVIPVKLGIIGVVNRSQQDIIDKKTIEDALKDEATYLQRKYPTIATRNGTPYLAKTLNRLLMHHIRDCLPELKVRVNVMISQFQSLLNSYGEDVSDKSQTLLQIITKFASAYCSTIEGTARNIETTELCGGARICYIFHETFGRTLDSIHPLVGLSRMDILTAIRNATGPRPALFVPEVSFELLVKRQIRRLEDPSLRCVELVHEEMQRIVQHCGTEVQQEMQRFPRLHQRIVDVVTQLLRTRLPATNSMVENLVAIELAYINTKHPDFHREAALVSGLLKSTDGLVEEHSPMYRQKTPRPTSTPVSTLFKQFLRQMGERGSVLVLLAKMMDTYQHIPAITDGHDRSPPSNESPATPQVNGSPENKAMTPQKPVNLLPEVPSHTSRKLSDREQHDCDVIERLIKSYFYIVRKSIKDSVPKAVMHFLVNFVKDNLQSELVTHLYKSDQAENMLNESEHIAQRRKEAADMLKALQRASQIISEIRETHMW from the exons atggaaGCACTCATACCAGTTATTAATAAGTTACAAGACGTTTTTAACACCGTCGGAGCTGATGCCATCCAATTACCTCAAATTATTGTATTAGGAACTcag AGTTCTGGCAAGAGTTCCGTTATAGAGAGCCTTGTCGGACGTTCGTTTCTACCTCGAGGACCAGGCATCGTTACACGTCGTCCTCTTGTTCTTCAGCTGGTATACAGCCCTAAAGATAGCAAGGAACATCGCTCAGCTGAAGAAG gTACAATAAACTTAGAAGAATGGGGCAAGTTTCTCCATACAAAAGAAAGAATTCATGCAAATTTCGACGAAATAAGGCAGGAGATAGAAAGAGAAACCGATCGTATGGCCGGTAGTAATAAAGGAATATGTCCAGAACCAATCAACTTGAAGATTTATTCCACCCGAGTTGTCAATTTGACACTTGTAGATTTGCCTGGAGTTACCAAG GTACCCATTGGAGATCAACCGGAAGACATAGAAAGCCAAATaagaaatcttattattaagtatatttccaATCCTAATTCTATAATCTTAGCAGTAACAGCTGCCAACACTGATATGGCTACAAGTGAAGCCATAAAAATGGCCAAAGAGGTAGATCCTGATGGTAGGAGAACTTTGGCAGTTGTAACAAAGTTAGATCTCATGGATgcag GAACTGATGCCATTGATATTCTATGTGGACGTGTGATTCCCGTGAAACTGGGAATCATTGGTGTTGTTAACAGATCTCAACAagatataatagataaaaaaactattgag GATGCCCTCAAGGATGAAGCCACATATCTTCAAAGGAAGTACCCGACGATTGCAACTCGCAATGGCACTCCCTACTTAGCCAAAACGCTGAACAGGCTCTTGATGCACCATATAAGGGATTGCTTACCAGAACTGAAG GTGCGAGTCAATGTTATGATTTCACAATTCCAATCATTACTCAACTCATATGGAGAAGATGTTTCGGATAAATCCCAAACTCTCCTGCAAATCATAACGAAGTTCGCCAGTGCTTACTGTTCCACCATAGAGGGTACTGCGAGGAACATCGAGACCACAGAGCTGTGTGGTGGTGCTCGAATATGCTATATATTCCATGAGACATTTGGCCGTACATTGGACTCTATACATCCTTTAGTAG GTTTGTCACGTATGGACATATTAACTGCAATACGCAATGCAACGGGCCCTAGGCCGGCGCTATTTGTTCCCGAAGTCTCGTTCGAGTTGCTGGTGAAGAGACAGATCAGAAGACTGGAAGATCCGTCACTACGTTGCGTAGAACTG GTGCACGAGGAGATGCAGCGCATCGTGCAGCACTGCGGCACCGAGGTGCAGCAGGAGATGCAGCGCTTCCCGCGCCTGCACCAGCGCATCGTGGACGTCGTCACGCAGCTGCTGCGCACGCGCCTGCCGGCCACCAACTCCATG GTCGAAAATTTAGTGGCCATCGAACTTGCATACATCAATACCAAGCACCCCGATTTCCACCGCGAAGCCGCCCTAGTCTCTGGTCTACTCAAGAGTACAGACGGGCTGGTGGAAGAACACAGCCCGATGTATAGGCAGAAGACACCTCGGCCGACTTCTACACCGGTATCCACACTTTTCAAA CAATTTCTTCGCCAAATGGGTGAAAGAGGGTCCGTCTTGGTATTGTTGGCAAAAATGATGGATACGTACCAG CATATCCCGGCTATCACCGACGGCCACGACAGGTCCCCGCCCAGTAACGAATCTCCTGCCACTCCACAG gTGAATGGTAGTCCAGAAAATAAGGCGATGACTCCACAGAAACCGGTCAATTTGCTGCCTGAAGTCCCAAGCCATACTTCTAGGAAGCTCTCTGACAGGGAACAGCATGACTGCGATGTAATCG AACGGCTGATCAAGTCATACTTCTACATAGTGCGCAAATCTATCAAAGATTCCGTACCGAAGGCCGTGATGCACTTCCTCGTCAACTTCGTGAAGGACAACCTGCAGTCGGAGCTCGTGACGCACCTCTACAAGTCCGACCAGGCCGAGAACATGCTCAACGAGTCGGAGCACATCGCGCAGCGCCGGAAGGAGGCCGCCGACATGCTCAAA GCATTGCAACGCGCCAGTCAGATTATAAGCGAAATCCGCGAAACTCACATGTGGTGA
- the Drp1 gene encoding dynamin-1-like protein isoform X6, producing MEALIPVINKLQDVFNTVGADAIQLPQIIVLGTQSSGKSSVIESLVGRSFLPRGPGIVTRRPLVLQLVYSPKDSKEHRSAEEVYRHQETENLSWNPLVQLSQTVFSKGTINLEEWGKFLHTKERIHANFDEIRQEIERETDRMAGSNKGICPEPINLKIYSTRVVNLTLVDLPGVTKVPIGDQPEDIESQIRNLIIKYISNPNSIILAVTAANTDMATSEAIKMAKEVDPDGRRTLAVVTKLDLMDAGTDAIDILCGRVIPVKLGIIGVVNRSQQDIIDKKTIEDALKDEATYLQRKYPTIATRNGTPYLAKTLNRLLMHHIRDCLPELKVRVNVMISQFQSLLNSYGEDVSDKSQTLLQIITKFASAYCSTIEGTARNIETTELCGGARICYIFHETFGRTLDSIHPLVGLSRMDILTAIRNATGPRPALFVPEVSFELLVKRQIRRLEDPSLRCVELVHEEMQRIVQHCGTEVQQEMQRFPRLHQRIVDVVTQLLRTRLPATNSMVENLVAIELAYINTKHPDFHREAALVSGLLKSTDGLVEEHSPMYRQKTPRPTSTPVSTLFKQFLRQMGERGSVLVLLAKMMDTYQHIPAITDGHDRSPPSNESPATPQVNGSPENKAMTPQKPVNLLPEVPSHTSRKLSDREQHDCDVIERLIKSYFYIVRKSIKDSVPKAVMHFLVNFVKDNLQSELVTHLYKSDQAENMLNESEHIAQRRKEAADMLKALQRASQIISEIRETHMW from the exons atggaaGCACTCATACCAGTTATTAATAAGTTACAAGACGTTTTTAACACCGTCGGAGCTGATGCCATCCAATTACCTCAAATTATTGTATTAGGAACTcag AGTTCTGGCAAGAGTTCCGTTATAGAGAGCCTTGTCGGACGTTCGTTTCTACCTCGAGGACCAGGCATCGTTACACGTCGTCCTCTTGTTCTTCAGCTGGTATACAGCCCTAAAGATAGCAAGGAACATCGCTCAGCTGAAGAAG TATATAGACACCAGGAGACAGAAAATTTATCATGGAATCCATTAGTTCAACTGTCTCAAACAGTATTTTCAAAag gTACAATAAACTTAGAAGAATGGGGCAAGTTTCTCCATACAAAAGAAAGAATTCATGCAAATTTCGACGAAATAAGGCAGGAGATAGAAAGAGAAACCGATCGTATGGCCGGTAGTAATAAAGGAATATGTCCAGAACCAATCAACTTGAAGATTTATTCCACCCGAGTTGTCAATTTGACACTTGTAGATTTGCCTGGAGTTACCAAG GTACCCATTGGAGATCAACCGGAAGACATAGAAAGCCAAATaagaaatcttattattaagtatatttccaATCCTAATTCTATAATCTTAGCAGTAACAGCTGCCAACACTGATATGGCTACAAGTGAAGCCATAAAAATGGCCAAAGAGGTAGATCCTGATGGTAGGAGAACTTTGGCAGTTGTAACAAAGTTAGATCTCATGGATgcag GAACTGATGCCATTGATATTCTATGTGGACGTGTGATTCCCGTGAAACTGGGAATCATTGGTGTTGTTAACAGATCTCAACAagatataatagataaaaaaactattgag GATGCCCTCAAGGATGAAGCCACATATCTTCAAAGGAAGTACCCGACGATTGCAACTCGCAATGGCACTCCCTACTTAGCCAAAACGCTGAACAGGCTCTTGATGCACCATATAAGGGATTGCTTACCAGAACTGAAG GTGCGAGTCAATGTTATGATTTCACAATTCCAATCATTACTCAACTCATATGGAGAAGATGTTTCGGATAAATCCCAAACTCTCCTGCAAATCATAACGAAGTTCGCCAGTGCTTACTGTTCCACCATAGAGGGTACTGCGAGGAACATCGAGACCACAGAGCTGTGTGGTGGTGCTCGAATATGCTATATATTCCATGAGACATTTGGCCGTACATTGGACTCTATACATCCTTTAGTAG GTTTGTCACGTATGGACATATTAACTGCAATACGCAATGCAACGGGCCCTAGGCCGGCGCTATTTGTTCCCGAAGTCTCGTTCGAGTTGCTGGTGAAGAGACAGATCAGAAGACTGGAAGATCCGTCACTACGTTGCGTAGAACTG GTGCACGAGGAGATGCAGCGCATCGTGCAGCACTGCGGCACCGAGGTGCAGCAGGAGATGCAGCGCTTCCCGCGCCTGCACCAGCGCATCGTGGACGTCGTCACGCAGCTGCTGCGCACGCGCCTGCCGGCCACCAACTCCATG GTCGAAAATTTAGTGGCCATCGAACTTGCATACATCAATACCAAGCACCCCGATTTCCACCGCGAAGCCGCCCTAGTCTCTGGTCTACTCAAGAGTACAGACGGGCTGGTGGAAGAACACAGCCCGATGTATAGGCAGAAGACACCTCGGCCGACTTCTACACCGGTATCCACACTTTTCAAA CAATTTCTTCGCCAAATGGGTGAAAGAGGGTCCGTCTTGGTATTGTTGGCAAAAATGATGGATACGTACCAG CATATCCCGGCTATCACCGACGGCCACGACAGGTCCCCGCCCAGTAACGAATCTCCTGCCACTCCACAG gTGAATGGTAGTCCAGAAAATAAGGCGATGACTCCACAGAAACCGGTCAATTTGCTGCCTGAAGTCCCAAGCCATACTTCTAGGAAGCTCTCTGACAGGGAACAGCATGACTGCGATGTAATCG AACGGCTGATCAAGTCATACTTCTACATAGTGCGCAAATCTATCAAAGATTCCGTACCGAAGGCCGTGATGCACTTCCTCGTCAACTTCGTGAAGGACAACCTGCAGTCGGAGCTCGTGACGCACCTCTACAAGTCCGACCAGGCCGAGAACATGCTCAACGAGTCGGAGCACATCGCGCAGCGCCGGAAGGAGGCCGCCGACATGCTCAAA GCATTGCAACGCGCCAGTCAGATTATAAGCGAAATCCGCGAAACTCACATGTGGTGA